A single region of the Gemella sp. zg-570 genome encodes:
- a CDS encoding DUF998 domain-containing protein — MNKLFSKKTGAILFLLNAAVYLTTEFIAAIGTGYPLKDVYLYNFISSLGVYPNDFVKDIPQGFSPLAWVMNFGFIFTGLVFFLAYYLLIFQIVKKDNKAFSYILLLISITFMSGSILVGLFQGGVPSEDGLHGLGARLSFLAGNSTLILSGLAIRDKDLKKYKIISLVLGIFGICSAFGMQNAINNHNQLLMVVFERLTVYPITLWQIITGLIFLRKYKNTNNK; from the coding sequence ATGAATAAATTATTTTCTAAAAAGACAGGGGCTATTCTTTTTTTATTAAATGCCGCTGTCTATTTAACAACAGAATTTATCGCAGCTATCGGCACAGGCTACCCCCTAAAAGATGTTTACCTTTATAACTTTATCAGTTCACTAGGTGTCTATCCAAATGATTTTGTAAAAGATATTCCGCAAGGTTTTTCTCCTTTAGCCTGGGTTATGAATTTCGGTTTTATATTTACTGGACTAGTTTTCTTTCTTGCTTATTACTTGCTAATATTCCAAATAGTAAAAAAAGATAATAAAGCCTTTAGCTATATTTTACTGCTGATTTCTATAACTTTCATGTCAGGTAGTATCCTAGTCGGACTTTTCCAAGGTGGTGTTCCTTCAGAAGATGGCTTACACGGCTTAGGGGCAAGATTATCATTTTTAGCAGGTAATTCAACTTTAATTCTAAGTGGACTTGCCATAAGAGATAAAGACCTAAAAAAATATAAAATCATTAGCCTAGTTCTTGGAATTTTTGGAATTTGTTCAGCCTTTGGTATGCAAAATGCTATAAATAATCATAATCAACTACTCATGGTTGTATTTGAACGCCTAACAGTTTATCCTATCACCCTTTGGCAGATTATTACGGGGCTAATTTTTTTAAGAAAATATAAAAATACTAACAATAAATAG
- a CDS encoding septum formation initiator family protein — MSKEKIRKDDKNFRRDVIKAKMKYRKRRAYIILSVCLVLLTLTLVRTYFYSKEKRRLEETLQNQENQISQLQTENKVNEVIINKLKDPYFITDFVRQEYALSYDGEIIFNLPIGENYLKNASKSIMFDNLDEKLANIDKSKQINESIIKKPDEKKNDKKSEKEKKSDE, encoded by the coding sequence ATGTCTAAAGAAAAAATAAGAAAAGATGATAAAAACTTTAGACGAGATGTTATTAAGGCAAAAATGAAATACAGAAAAAGAAGAGCCTATATAATTTTATCTGTGTGCCTAGTCTTATTAACATTAACATTGGTTAGAACCTATTTCTACTCTAAGGAGAAAAGAAGGCTGGAAGAAACTCTACAAAATCAGGAAAATCAAATCAGCCAGTTGCAAACAGAAAATAAGGTAAATGAGGTTATAATTAATAAGCTAAAAGACCCCTACTTTATTACAGACTTTGTCCGTCAAGAATATGCCCTTAGCTATGACGGAGAAATTATTTTTAATTTGCCAATAGGGGAAAATTATCTTAAAAATGCCAGCAAGTCTATTATGTTTGACAATTTAGATGAGAAATTAGCCAATATAGACAAATCAAAGCAAATTAACGAAAGTATTATTAAAAAACCTGATGAAAAGAAAAATGATAAAAAATCAGAAAAAGAAAAAAAGAGTGATGAATAA
- a CDS encoding RNA-binding S4 domain-containing protein encodes MRLDKFLKVSRIIKRRTIANEICQKGYIWVNGKVAKASTSLKVGDKIRIYFAKKEVEYEVLEIKDSVKKEDAVKMFKLISEKERLE; translated from the coding sequence ATGAGATTGGATAAATTTTTAAAAGTTTCACGCATAATAAAAAGAAGAACCATTGCCAACGAAATATGCCAAAAAGGATATATCTGGGTAAATGGGAAAGTTGCTAAAGCATCTACTTCGTTAAAAGTAGGAGATAAAATTAGGATTTACTTTGCCAAAAAAGAAGTGGAATATGAAGTTTTAGAAATAAAAGACAGCGTCAAAAAAGAAGATGCAGTAAAAATGTTTAAATTAATTTCAGAAAAAGAAAGATTAGAATAA
- a CDS encoding CYTH domain-containing protein: protein MPEIEIEFKNMLNKKEYEAIYKYYNLDKLGTIKNSNYYYEDSRQSLKNNNAALRIRHTNNKSEITLKIKGARSNIEINEVWENKELVASLKVASLPRLIKEKLLAFNVDEDLVLIQQIKTIRKEKEIPEGLLVMDKTYFLKELVDYELEFEVADYEQGKIDFEKILEKFSIASKEAKPKIARAINYSNEVS from the coding sequence ATGCCGGAAATAGAAATAGAATTTAAAAATATGTTGAATAAAAAAGAATATGAGGCTATTTACAAATACTATAATTTAGATAAGTTAGGGACTATTAAGAATAGTAATTACTACTATGAAGATAGCAGGCAAAGCCTAAAAAATAATAATGCAGCCCTGCGTATTCGTCATACTAATAATAAAAGTGAGATAACCTTAAAAATAAAAGGAGCTAGATCTAATATAGAAATTAATGAAGTATGGGAAAATAAGGAACTTGTAGCAAGTTTGAAAGTTGCCAGTTTGCCAAGGCTGATAAAGGAAAAATTATTAGCCTTTAATGTAGACGAGGATTTAGTCTTAATTCAGCAGATAAAAACTATTCGCAAGGAAAAAGAAATCCCAGAGGGGCTTTTGGTGATGGATAAAACATATTTTTTAAAAGAGCTAGTAGACTATGAATTAGAATTTGAAGTTGCAGACTATGAACAGGGGAAAATTGACTTTGAGAAAATACTAGAAAAATTTTCTATTGCCTCTAAAGAAGCTAAACCGAAAATAGCAAGAGCCATAAATTATAGTAATGAAGTCAGCTAA
- a CDS encoding class I SAM-dependent methyltransferase, which produces MQDIAIKNTRNLLLENKLSHKASLIRDSHEKFDKYIDEKIRGVIFNLGYLPRASHVITTQGEITKKTLEKMLTRLEIGGLIVVIVYWGHAEGKVEKEIILDFAFSLDQKYFEVLNYHFINQKNNSPFLLAIEKLKEVE; this is translated from the coding sequence ATTCAGGATATTGCCATAAAAAATACAAGAAATTTACTCTTAGAAAATAAGCTTAGTCATAAGGCTAGCTTGATAAGAGATAGTCATGAAAAGTTTGACAAGTATATAGATGAAAAAATTAGGGGAGTAATTTTTAATTTGGGCTATCTACCTAGGGCAAGTCATGTTATTACAACGCAGGGTGAAATTACAAAAAAAACCTTAGAAAAAATGCTGACTAGATTAGAAATTGGAGGGCTGATAGTTGTAATAGTCTACTGGGGGCATGCAGAGGGAAAAGTAGAAAAGGAAATAATTTTAGATTTTGCCTTTAGCCTAGACCAAAAATATTTTGAAGTCTTGAATTATCATTTTATCAATCAAAAAAATAATTCTCCCTTTTTATTAGCCATTGAAAAATTAAAGGAAGTTGAATGA
- a CDS encoding SAM-dependent methyltransferase has protein sequence MIYIVGLGPNEEYSIKENIRNLLLNTKACIIARTKEHPAIKFLYDNKIKYETCDIFYEDSEEFFETYNKIATYVLDRAKDEDVIYLLPGHPMVAELTTKIILEKSEEVKVIGGESFLDICFNLAKFDPVEGFSLLDATNTNAFSNVNAKQHLLITQCYDDLTAANISVELDSYYPYNHQVLVMEQVGCANEKVYRAELAELASVVGEEVNNLRTIYVPPFLQALDTNIKNYLPDYKEGLESNSLIENIEKSLENIKVNKSDDKKITSEIANIFKNLLDFTIVEDAYIDIDALLENLKGKNNG, from the coding sequence ATGATATACATAGTAGGTCTTGGACCAAATGAAGAATATAGTATTAAGGAAAATATAAGAAATTTATTATTAAATACTAAGGCGTGCATTATTGCTAGAACAAAGGAACATCCAGCAATAAAATTTTTATATGATAACAAAATAAAATATGAAACTTGTGATATTTTTTATGAAGATAGTGAGGAATTTTTTGAAACTTATAACAAGATAGCAACTTATGTTTTAGATAGGGCAAAAGATGAAGATGTAATTTATCTTTTACCTGGTCATCCTATGGTGGCAGAATTAACAACAAAAATAATTTTGGAAAAAAGTGAAGAAGTAAAAGTTATAGGCGGAGAAAGTTTTTTAGATATTTGTTTTAATTTGGCTAAATTTGACCCAGTAGAAGGTTTTAGTCTGCTAGATGCAACAAATACTAATGCTTTTTCTAATGTTAATGCCAAGCAACATCTTTTAATTACTCAATGCTATGATGATTTGACGGCTGCAAATATTTCGGTAGAGTTAGATAGCTACTATCCTTATAATCATCAAGTTCTTGTCATGGAGCAAGTCGGTTGTGCAAATGAAAAAGTTTATAGGGCAGAGCTGGCAGAATTAGCTTCTGTGGTGGGTGAAGAAGTCAATAATTTGCGAACTATATATGTTCCTCCCTTTTTACAAGCCCTAGATACTAATATAAAAAACTATCTTCCTGACTACAAAGAAGGTTTAGAAAGTAACTCATTAATAGAAAATATAGAAAAAAGTTTAGAAAATATCAAAGTAAATAAGTCTGACGATAAAAAAATCACCTCGGAAATAGCCAATATTTTTAAAAATTTATTAGATTTTACCATAGTGGAAGATGCCTACATAGATATTGATGCTTTACTAGAAAATTTAAAAGGTAAAAATAATGGATAA
- a CDS encoding LysM peptidoglycan-binding domain-containing protein produces the protein MGRLQKFVAGTALISTITLGLSTIADADTYTVKSGDTLWDIARNNGTTVEQLMRDNNLTSSLIHPGDQLTYNTVSAQVAQAEENGFYTVLPGDSLYKISLKFGVSVDVLAKNNKIANPNFVLVGRSLNVSKELLVTEEVAQASSEEAVAVEPVIAPTPVVAPAEEVVAPPAPVVETPAPVVSPVANVSGKGAAILAAARAQVGVYQDCTMLVTNSLRSVGINFHDWPAGYLSLGSVVSAEEAQPGDLIYYADGGYGVPHIAVYAGNGRAIHGGYNWNQTVESSAYGGSGRVFVRVA, from the coding sequence ATGGGAAGATTACAAAAATTTGTAGCAGGAACGGCACTTATATCAACTATAACACTAGGACTTTCTACAATAGCTGATGCTGATACTTACACAGTAAAATCAGGAGATACTCTTTGGGATATAGCACGTAACAATGGGACAACAGTTGAACAACTTATGAGAGATAACAATTTAACAAGTAGTTTAATCCACCCAGGGGATCAACTTACATATAATACTGTATCTGCTCAAGTAGCACAAGCAGAAGAAAATGGATTTTATACTGTTCTTCCAGGAGATTCATTATACAAAATCTCTCTTAAATTCGGAGTTTCAGTAGACGTTTTAGCAAAAAATAATAAAATTGCAAATCCAAACTTTGTTTTAGTGGGTCGTTCACTTAATGTAAGTAAAGAATTGTTAGTAACAGAAGAAGTTGCTCAAGCTAGTTCTGAAGAAGCTGTAGCAGTTGAACCAGTAATTGCACCAACTCCAGTGGTAGCACCGGCAGAAGAAGTTGTAGCCCCCCCAGCACCTGTGGTAGAAACTCCAGCACCTGTGGTTAGCCCAGTAGCAAATGTAAGTGGGAAGGGAGCAGCTATCTTAGCAGCGGCTAGAGCCCAAGTTGGTGTCTACCAAGACTGTACAATGTTGGTTACTAACTCATTAAGAAGTGTAGGAATTAATTTCCACGATTGGCCAGCTGGCTACTTAAGTTTAGGAAGTGTAGTTTCAGCAGAAGAAGCTCAACCAGGAGACTTAATTTACTATGCTGACGGTGGATACGGAGTGCCTCACATTGCTGTATATGCGGGTAACGGTCGTGCTATTCACGGTGGTTATAACTGGAATCAAACAGTTGAAAGCAGTGCTTATGGTGGCAGTGGAAGAGTATTTGTTCGCGTAGCTTAA
- a CDS encoding cytochrome c biogenesis CcdA family protein, with amino-acid sequence MLLALSVAFLNIQIKIIQIISCILIISMGLIQIGLINFNFFKQEFSLKKRKFQKINPLVAIIMGFTFSFSWTSCIGSILASVFLYASSHTGLMGMIMILVHSLGFIPPFLIVTIFTTKILNILKKKTNILKYAVTISGIILILIGISILTGYFQNIVIRYFI; translated from the coding sequence TTGCTACTTGCTTTATCAGTAGCTTTTTTAAACATACAAATTAAAATTATTCAAATTATTAGTTGTATTCTAATTATCAGTATGGGCTTAATCCAAATAGGACTTATCAATTTTAATTTCTTTAAGCAAGAATTTTCTCTAAAGAAAAGAAAATTTCAAAAAATAAATCCCCTAGTTGCTATTATTATGGGTTTTACATTTAGCTTTTCTTGGACAAGCTGCATTGGATCAATACTTGCCAGCGTCTTTTTGTATGCGAGTAGCCACACAGGACTAATGGGCATGATAATGATTTTAGTACATTCACTGGGTTTTATTCCACCATTTTTAATTGTGACAATCTTTACAACAAAAATACTGAATATATTAAAAAAGAAAACAAATATTTTAAAATACGCAGTTACTATTTCTGGAATAATCTTAATTCTTATAGGTATTTCTATTTTAACTGGTTATTTCCAAAATATAGTAATTAGATATTTTATTTAA
- a CDS encoding TlpA disulfide reductase family protein, which produces MDGNEVKLSDFKGKKVYINMWASWCGSCIKEIPELEEVYQKLKNKDDVVLLSMTSPSDAEFKNVNAQDNKKDVILDRVKSLGISYPVLFDYNGRFIINYAIRSFPTHIFINSDGTINYQFPGSINKEILEKNINELT; this is translated from the coding sequence ATTGACGGCAACGAGGTAAAACTTAGTGATTTTAAGGGCAAAAAAGTTTATATTAATATGTGGGCGTCTTGGTGCGGATCGTGTATCAAAGAAATTCCAGAACTAGAGGAAGTCTATCAAAAATTAAAAAATAAAGATGATGTGGTGTTATTGTCAATGACTTCGCCAAGCGATGCAGAATTTAAAAATGTCAATGCACAAGACAATAAAAAAGATGTTATTTTAGACAGGGTAAAAAGTTTGGGTATTAGCTACCCAGTTTTATTCGACTACAACGGCAGATTTATTATAAACTACGCTATCCGTTCATTTCCAACTCATATTTTTATAAATTCTGACGGAACTATTAATTATCAATTCCCCGGTTCTATCAATAAAGAAATATTAGAAAAAAATATTAATGAATTAACATAA
- a CDS encoding amino acid ABC transporter ATP-binding protein: protein MLKLENVSKVLNDNKILNNISLEISEGEIVGLIGKSGSGKSSLLRSVAGLSGIDGGLITYKNEIISSEQAFKAKSPLSSEIGMVFQHFNLFNHWNVLENVYKTLVLVKKISKETALQKAKKALEQVGLANYFDRSIGQLSGGQKQRVAIARTLAMESKLILFDEATSALDPESSKEIMKLMIDLKEKYLVTMIIVSHELSFIRDICDRVYFMENGIIVEENRADIIFSKPKNKRTQEFLKDYII from the coding sequence ATGTTAAAGTTAGAAAATGTTAGTAAAGTTCTTAACGATAATAAAATTTTAAACAATATATCCCTTGAAATATCAGAAGGAGAAATAGTCGGCTTAATCGGAAAAAGTGGGAGTGGCAAGTCTAGTTTACTACGTTCAGTAGCTGGCTTGTCGGGTATAGATGGGGGTCTTATTACATACAAAAATGAAATCATAAGTAGCGAGCAGGCCTTTAAAGCAAAAAGCCCCTTGAGTAGTGAAATAGGTATGGTGTTTCAACACTTTAACCTATTCAATCACTGGAATGTCTTGGAAAATGTTTATAAAACTTTGGTATTAGTAAAAAAAATAAGCAAGGAAACAGCCCTACAAAAAGCAAAAAAAGCCTTGGAACAAGTCGGCTTGGCTAATTATTTTGACCGTAGCATAGGTCAATTATCCGGAGGACAAAAACAAAGGGTTGCTATAGCAAGAACTTTGGCAATGGAAAGCAAGCTAATTTTATTTGACGAAGCAACAAGTGCCTTAGACCCGGAAAGTAGTAAAGAAATAATGAAACTAATGATAGATTTAAAAGAAAAATACCTAGTTACCATGATAATAGTTTCCCATGAATTATCATTTATCCGAGATATTTGCGACAGGGTTTATTTTATGGAAAATGGAATTATAGTAGAAGAAAATAGGGCAGACATTATTTTCAGTAAGCCAAAAAACAAGAGAACACAAGAATTTTTAAAAGACTATATAATTTAA
- a CDS encoding ABC transporter permease subunit (The N-terminal region of this protein, as described by TIGR01726, is a three transmembrane segment that identifies a subfamily of ABC transporter permease subunits, which specificities that include histidine, arginine, glutamine, glutamate, L-cystine (sic), the opines (in Agrobacterium) octopine and nopaline, etc.), protein MIYVRKICIFILSFILVANIFFVSAFAKEKIVVGLDPTFAPIGFVDEKGEFVGFDIDLAKEFAKRTGKDIEFKAINWDTKEIDLDSGNIDLVWNGLTHTPERAKAMELSDKYLDDNLVLVSLQDKKYESLESLRGKNIAVQVNSSSEKVATEKKDLFKEIKSYPDYNQAMLNLKNSSVDGVLIDEIVARYISKKENINIYVSKNIVESADFSVAAKKGNLGLIEEINKFLREAKADGTISSLEEKWLGADPNTQEKETATFFTILDGMYNTAYVYFVTVFISFPLAIVLSSIYLRKNQLINKIISVYTWIFRGSPLMLQLFFFYYGVFPMLKINVGAITCAIITFSLNYLAYILEILRGGIESIDNGQYEASYILGYTTWQRAVYIIIPQAIRITLPSIANEAIALVKDTSLINVLAITEILLITKQIANRTASITPYIYAFIIYLALNAVIVFVFNRLEKKYAIKN, encoded by the coding sequence ATGATTTATGTAAGAAAAATATGTATTTTTATTTTATCATTTATTTTAGTAGCAAATATTTTTTTTGTCAGTGCTTTTGCTAAAGAAAAAATTGTAGTTGGATTGGATCCGACTTTTGCACCCATTGGTTTTGTAGATGAAAAGGGGGAATTTGTTGGTTTTGATATTGACCTTGCAAAAGAATTTGCCAAAAGGACAGGCAAGGATATTGAATTTAAGGCAATAAATTGGGATACGAAAGAAATTGACCTTGATAGTGGTAATATTGACTTAGTTTGGAATGGGCTAACCCATACACCAGAAAGAGCTAAGGCTATGGAATTATCTGACAAGTATCTTGATGATAATTTAGTTTTAGTATCCTTGCAAGATAAAAAATATGAGAGTTTAGAAAGTTTAAGGGGTAAAAATATTGCTGTACAGGTAAATAGTAGTTCTGAAAAAGTGGCTACTGAAAAAAAAGACTTATTTAAAGAAATAAAATCTTATCCCGACTACAACCAAGCCATGTTAAACTTAAAAAATTCTTCTGTTGATGGAGTTTTGATTGACGAAATAGTAGCCAGATACATTTCAAAAAAAGAAAATATTAATATCTATGTGTCGAAAAATATTGTTGAAAGTGCAGATTTTTCTGTTGCAGCTAAAAAAGGAAATTTAGGCTTGATTGAAGAGATCAATAAATTTTTAAGGGAAGCTAAAGCAGACGGGACCATATCCTCTTTAGAAGAAAAGTGGTTAGGGGCAGACCCTAATACACAAGAAAAAGAAACTGCAACTTTTTTTACGATTTTAGACGGTATGTATAATACGGCTTATGTTTACTTTGTTACGGTATTTATTTCCTTTCCTTTAGCCATAGTTTTATCGAGTATCTACCTTAGAAAAAATCAACTCATCAATAAAATTATTTCTGTCTATACTTGGATTTTTAGGGGTAGCCCTTTGATGTTACAATTATTTTTCTTCTATTATGGCGTCTTTCCCATGTTGAAAATAAATGTGGGTGCAATTACTTGTGCGATTATTACTTTTTCCCTAAATTATCTAGCCTACATACTGGAAATTTTGCGTGGTGGTATCGAAAGTATAGACAATGGTCAGTATGAAGCTAGTTATATTTTAGGCTATACTACTTGGCAAAGGGCTGTTTATATTATTATACCCCAAGCTATCAGAATAACCCTGCCTAGTATTGCCAACGAGGCTATTGCCTTGGTTAAGGATACATCTTTAATAAATGTTCTTGCCATTACAGAAATACTACTGATTACAAAACAAATTGCCAACAGGACAGCCAGCATTACGCCCTACATCTATGCCTTTATTATCTACCTAGCCCTAAATGCAGTTATTGTTTTTGTATTTAATAGACTAGAGAAAAAATATGCAATAAAAAATTAG
- the purN gene encoding phosphoribosylglycinamide formyltransferase: MVSRVAIFSSGNGSNFEAIVKEWQAGNIKNMAIDLLLSDKADAYVLKRAEKYNIEKAVLTQKNFSDKASYEKEILKLLIEKNIDFIVLAGYMRLIGETILNSYEGKIINIHPSILPAFKGKDAIQMALDYGVKYTGVSIHWVDRGMDTGKIIAQEVVAVEDNDNYESLAKKIHKIEHNLYPKVINELLNK; encoded by the coding sequence ATGGTATCTAGGGTGGCAATTTTTTCTTCAGGGAATGGAAGTAATTTTGAAGCTATCGTCAAAGAATGGCAGGCTGGTAACATAAAAAATATGGCTATAGATTTATTGTTAAGTGATAAGGCAGATGCATATGTACTTAAAAGAGCCGAGAAATATAATATAGAAAAAGCCGTATTAACACAGAAAAATTTTTCTGACAAGGCATCCTACGAAAAGGAAATTTTAAAACTTTTAATAGAAAAAAATATTGATTTTATAGTTTTAGCTGGATATATGCGACTTATCGGAGAAACAATTTTAAATTCCTATGAAGGAAAAATAATAAATATTCATCCGTCAATACTTCCTGCCTTTAAGGGTAAAGACGCTATCCAAATGGCACTTGATTATGGTGTTAAGTACACAGGTGTTTCTATTCACTGGGTTGATAGGGGTATGGATACAGGAAAAATAATTGCACAAGAAGTAGTAGCTGTTGAAGATAATGATAACTATGAAAGTTTAGCAAAAAAAATCCATAAGATTGAACATAATTTATATCCAAAAGTTATTAATGAATTACTAAATAAATAA
- the purM gene encoding phosphoribosylformylglycinamidine cyclo-ligase gives MASERYANSGVSLTAGYNSVERIKKHIERTKNKGAVDFFGSFGGVFDLTKYGYTSPVLVSGTDGVGTKLMLAFMADKHDTIGQDAVAMCVNDIIAQGADPLFFLDYIACGKNFPEKIEEIVKGVADACVLSEAALIGGETAEMPDMYSIEDYDIAGFAVGACNKEDLIDTDNVKAGQAIIGFASSGFHSNGYSLVRSVLFKENNFDINQTYGLSEKLGNLLLEPTKIYVKLIKAIKEQVKLTGMAHITGGGFHENIPRCLGQYGAKIDVTQVKVPEIIDFVIDKGNIDRAEAYNIFNMGIGFIVIVADKDVDKVLSIAKEQGEVAYKLGHVVEKQGVEINGI, from the coding sequence ATGGCAAGTGAACGATATGCAAATTCTGGAGTTAGTCTAACAGCTGGTTATAATTCTGTCGAAAGAATAAAAAAACATATAGAAAGAACAAAAAATAAGGGGGCAGTAGACTTTTTCGGCTCTTTTGGAGGAGTTTTTGATTTAACAAAATATGGCTATACTTCGCCAGTTTTAGTTTCTGGCACAGACGGAGTAGGAACAAAATTGATGTTAGCCTTTATGGCAGACAAGCATGACACGATTGGGCAAGATGCAGTTGCCATGTGCGTAAATGATATTATAGCCCAAGGAGCAGATCCCTTGTTCTTTTTAGACTATATTGCTTGTGGTAAAAATTTTCCAGAAAAAATAGAAGAGATAGTAAAGGGTGTAGCTGATGCTTGTGTTCTGTCAGAAGCGGCTTTAATAGGTGGAGAAACTGCAGAAATGCCTGACATGTATTCTATTGAAGATTATGATATTGCTGGTTTTGCAGTAGGAGCCTGTAATAAAGAAGATTTGATAGACACTGATAATGTAAAAGCTGGTCAAGCTATTATAGGCTTTGCATCTTCTGGTTTCCACTCTAACGGTTATTCTTTGGTGCGTAGTGTGCTTTTCAAAGAAAATAATTTTGATATTAATCAAACTTATGGCTTGAGTGAAAAATTAGGAAATTTATTACTAGAACCCACAAAAATTTACGTTAAATTAATAAAGGCAATCAAAGAGCAGGTTAAGTTGACAGGTATGGCACATATCACTGGTGGAGGATTTCATGAAAATATACCTAGATGTTTAGGTCAGTACGGAGCAAAAATTGATGTTACTCAAGTAAAAGTTCCAGAAATAATAGATTTTGTTATTGACAAAGGAAATATTGACAGGGCAGAAGCCTATAATATATTTAATATGGGTATTGGTTTTATAGTTATAGTTGCTGATAAAGATGTGGATAAGGTTTTATCTATTGCCAAAGAGCAAGGGGAAGTAGCTTATAAATTAGGTCATGTGGTAGAAAAACAAGGAGTAGAAATAAATGGTATCTAG